A genomic segment from Streptomyces sp. NBC_00459 encodes:
- a CDS encoding helix-turn-helix domain-containing protein, with product MANGSHGSQRQAAWEFFGTELKRRREEAGLTQVELGAMVFVSGGYIGQFEQAIRKPQLDVAVRIDEVLQTAGFFERTWRKLIDDKRYADYFAAVVELERTATKICQFAPTVIPGLLQTAAYARAVTLAANPFVTDDYVDEKVGARLERSRILKDATRPEYWAILHENTLRTPVGGPAAMAEQLEHIAVLARERKAWVTVVPYSAGAFASMGGMVQLMEFDDAPPTLYTETSFSGHLLDDPAVVKRAQRAYDLLRGAALSPEASLALIESAAEDYRRCASTT from the coding sequence ATGGCCAATGGTTCACATGGGTCACAGCGACAGGCGGCGTGGGAGTTCTTCGGGACGGAGTTGAAGCGGCGGCGGGAGGAGGCGGGGTTAACGCAAGTGGAGTTGGGGGCGATGGTCTTCGTCTCCGGGGGCTACATCGGGCAGTTCGAACAGGCAATTCGGAAGCCGCAGTTGGATGTTGCGGTACGGATTGACGAGGTACTACAAACCGCAGGTTTTTTCGAGCGCACCTGGCGCAAGCTCATCGACGACAAGCGGTACGCGGATTACTTCGCGGCGGTTGTGGAGCTTGAGCGGACGGCGACGAAGATCTGCCAGTTCGCGCCGACCGTGATCCCGGGCCTGCTCCAGACGGCCGCCTACGCTCGGGCGGTCACGCTCGCGGCCAACCCGTTCGTCACGGACGACTACGTGGACGAAAAGGTGGGCGCTCGGCTGGAGCGGTCGCGCATCCTCAAGGACGCTACAAGGCCCGAGTATTGGGCGATCCTGCACGAGAACACCCTGCGCACGCCGGTCGGCGGGCCGGCGGCCATGGCCGAGCAACTGGAGCACATCGCGGTCCTCGCCCGCGAGCGGAAAGCCTGGGTGACCGTGGTCCCGTACTCGGCGGGAGCCTTCGCCTCCATGGGCGGGATGGTGCAGCTCATGGAGTTCGATGACGCACCGCCGACCCTCTATACAGAGACCTCGTTTTCGGGTCATCTGCTTGACGATCCGGCAGTGGTGAAGCGGGCACAGCGCGCATACGATCTGCTAAGGGGCGCCGCACTCTCCCCGGAGGCGTCCCTCGCCCTGATCGAATCGGCCGCTGAGGACTACAGACGATGCGCGAGTACGACCTGA
- a CDS encoding sensor histidine kinase, whose amino-acid sequence MSSGTGGTGTWLDRLSEAWRPRPMRPLLDVLAAVGVAVGGSVAGTVYHPAGYRSFDAWAYVLTVCTAAPLAVRHRLPLSACAASCTAYAVYLAAGHQPSLNWWAPLLAFITVSELLSLERVLAATAPTTAVMLYSGLMGRLPLVLTIAQPVLALPVAFALGRAQRRATRRAAQLLRLNELMKREQEQSARRALAEERVRIARELHDVVAHHMSVIAVQAGLADYVFTTDPPAAQSALRAIGDVSREALDELRRIYSALRVEHDEERDAPFILHPLPGLNDLAALVERMRGTGMTVALQVEGEPALLPPGVELCAYRMVQEALTNVLKHAGPVAADVVVLHGPARLSIAVGNAAGTPAKPPGESSGNGLIGMRERARICGGELTAAHRPDGGFTVRLTLPTVQAAPQDASGGLRP is encoded by the coding sequence GTGAGCAGTGGGACGGGTGGGACAGGTACGTGGCTCGATCGCCTGTCGGAGGCCTGGCGGCCTCGTCCGATGCGCCCGCTGCTCGACGTACTGGCGGCCGTGGGCGTGGCGGTCGGCGGGTCCGTGGCGGGCACGGTCTACCACCCGGCCGGATATCGGAGCTTCGACGCCTGGGCGTATGTACTGACCGTGTGCACCGCCGCCCCCTTGGCCGTGCGGCACCGTCTCCCGCTGTCGGCCTGCGCCGCCTCGTGCACCGCGTACGCCGTGTATCTGGCGGCCGGGCACCAGCCGTCGCTGAACTGGTGGGCCCCGCTGCTCGCGTTCATCACCGTCAGCGAACTACTGTCCCTGGAAAGGGTGTTGGCCGCCACCGCACCCACCACGGCAGTGATGCTCTACAGCGGACTGATGGGTCGACTCCCTCTCGTCCTCACCATCGCGCAGCCGGTACTGGCCCTGCCCGTCGCCTTCGCGCTCGGCCGGGCGCAACGCAGGGCGACACGACGGGCGGCCCAACTCCTGCGGCTCAACGAACTCATGAAGCGCGAACAGGAGCAGAGTGCCCGTCGTGCGCTCGCGGAGGAAAGGGTACGCATCGCCCGCGAACTGCACGACGTGGTCGCCCACCACATGTCGGTGATCGCCGTGCAGGCAGGGCTCGCCGACTACGTGTTCACCACCGACCCCCCGGCCGCACAGTCCGCCCTGCGGGCCATCGGCGATGTCAGCCGGGAGGCACTGGACGAACTGCGGCGCATCTACAGCGCGTTGCGTGTCGAGCACGATGAGGAGAGGGACGCCCCGTTCATCCTGCATCCGCTGCCCGGACTGAACGACCTCGCCGCTCTGGTCGAGCGTATGCGCGGCACCGGAATGACCGTCGCCCTCCAGGTCGAGGGAGAGCCCGCCCTGCTTCCGCCGGGGGTCGAACTGTGCGCCTACCGAATGGTCCAGGAGGCGTTGACCAACGTTCTCAAGCATGCCGGTCCGGTCGCGGCGGACGTCGTCGTGCTGCATGGACCGGCCCGGCTGAGTATCGCCGTGGGCAACGCCGCGGGCACACCGGCGAAGCCCCCGGGTGAGAGCTCCGGGAACGGCTTGATCGGCATGCGCGAACGCGCCCGGATCTGCGGCGGCGAACTCACGGCCGCCCATCGGCCGGACGGTGGCTTCACGGTGCGGCTCACCCTTCCCACCGTGCAGGCCGCCCCGCAGGACGCGAGCGGCGGTCTTCGCCCATGA
- the recO gene encoding DNA repair protein RecO, with product MSLFRDDGVVLRTQKLGEADRIITLLTRGHGRVRAVARGVRRTKSKFGARLEPFSHVDVQFFSRGSDLVGRGLPLCTQSETIAPYGGGIVTDYARYTAGTAMLETAERFTDHEGEPAVQQYLLLVGALRTLARAEHEPHLILDAFLLRSLAVNGYAPTFSDCARCGMAGPNRFFSVSAGGSVCVDCRVAGSVVPSPQALELLGALLTGDWETADACEPRHVREGSGLVSAYLHWHLERGLRSLRYVEKN from the coding sequence ATGAGCCTGTTCCGTGACGACGGCGTCGTGCTGCGTACCCAGAAGCTGGGTGAGGCCGACCGGATCATCACGCTGCTCACGCGCGGTCACGGGCGGGTGCGGGCCGTGGCTCGGGGGGTGCGGCGGACCAAGTCCAAGTTCGGGGCCCGGCTCGAACCGTTCTCCCACGTCGACGTGCAGTTCTTCTCGCGGGGGAGCGACCTGGTCGGGCGTGGGCTGCCACTCTGCACGCAGAGCGAGACCATCGCTCCGTACGGTGGCGGCATCGTCACCGACTACGCCCGATACACCGCCGGGACGGCCATGCTGGAGACGGCGGAACGGTTCACCGACCACGAGGGCGAGCCCGCCGTACAGCAGTATTTGTTGCTGGTCGGCGCGCTGCGCACCCTCGCCCGTGCCGAGCACGAGCCCCACCTCATCCTCGACGCGTTCCTCCTGCGCTCCCTCGCCGTCAACGGCTACGCGCCCACCTTCAGTGACTGCGCGCGGTGCGGGATGGCCGGCCCGAACCGGTTCTTCTCGGTGTCCGCCGGAGGCTCCGTCTGCGTCGACTGCCGGGTGGCCGGCAGCGTCGTACCCTCTCCCCAGGCCCTCGAACTGCTCGGCGCGCTGCTGACGGGCGACTGGGAGACCGCGGACGCGTGTGAGCCGCGTCACGTCAGGGAGGGGAGCGGGCTGGTGTCCGCCTACCTGCACTGGCACCTGGAGCGCGGGCTGCGCTCGCTGCGCTATGTAGAGAAGAACTAG
- a CDS encoding DUF397 domain-containing protein: MREYDLTNARWRKSSYSNGEGGECVEVAHDFIGAARWRKSTYSNGEGGDCVEVADGVPGVVPVRDSKVSDGPVVLVGAGAWGEFVRAVG; encoded by the coding sequence ATGCGCGAGTACGACCTGACCAACGCCCGCTGGCGCAAGAGCAGTTACAGCAACGGCGAGGGCGGCGAATGCGTAGAGGTAGCGCACGACTTCATCGGCGCCGCCCGCTGGCGCAAGAGCACCTACAGCAACGGCGAAGGCGGGGACTGCGTCGAGGTAGCCGACGGAGTCCCCGGCGTCGTGCCCGTCCGAGACAGCAAGGTCTCGGACGGGCCCGTGGTGCTTGTCGGGGCGGGCGCCTGGGGGGAGTTCGTCAGGGCTGTGGGTTGA
- a CDS encoding isoprenyl transferase, whose protein sequence is MAVRGILGSRRREYKTPEPHPSGATAPKLPGELVPNHVAIVMDGNGRWAKERGLPRTEGHKVGEGTVLDVLKGCLELGVKNLSLYAFSTENWKRSPEEVRFLMNFNRDVIRRRRDEMDELGIRIRWVGRMPKMWKSVVQELQIAQEQTKNNDAMTLYFCVNYGGRAELADAAKAMARDVALGKLDPEKVSEKTIQKYLYYPDMPDVDLFLRPSGEQRTSNYLIWQSSYAEMVFQDVLWPDFDRRDLWRACVEFASRDRRFGGAVPNEQLLEMQRDMKGNQEI, encoded by the coding sequence ATGGCCGTACGCGGAATCCTGGGGAGCCGGCGCCGCGAGTACAAGACACCGGAACCGCACCCCTCGGGCGCCACCGCGCCGAAGCTCCCCGGCGAGCTCGTACCCAACCATGTGGCGATCGTCATGGACGGCAACGGACGGTGGGCCAAGGAGCGCGGGCTGCCGCGTACGGAAGGGCACAAGGTCGGCGAAGGCACCGTCCTCGACGTCCTCAAGGGGTGCCTGGAACTCGGCGTCAAGAATCTCTCCCTCTACGCCTTCTCCACCGAGAACTGGAAGCGGTCACCGGAAGAGGTCCGCTTCCTCATGAACTTCAACCGTGACGTCATCCGGCGGCGGCGGGATGAAATGGACGAGCTCGGCATCCGGATTCGGTGGGTCGGGCGCATGCCCAAGATGTGGAAGTCCGTCGTACAGGAACTCCAGATCGCCCAGGAGCAGACCAAGAACAACGACGCCATGACGCTCTACTTCTGCGTCAATTACGGCGGCCGGGCCGAACTCGCCGACGCCGCGAAGGCGATGGCGCGTGATGTGGCTCTCGGCAAGCTCGACCCCGAGAAGGTCTCCGAGAAGACCATCCAGAAGTACCTCTACTACCCGGACATGCCGGACGTCGACCTTTTCCTTCGACCCAGTGGCGAACAGCGCACCTCCAACTACCTGATCTGGCAGTCGAGTTATGCCGAGATGGTGTTCCAGGACGTGCTCTGGCCCGACTTCGACCGGCGCGACCTGTGGCGTGCCTGCGTCGAATTCGCCTCCCGCGACCGGCGGTTCGGCGGCGCGGTCCCGAATGAGCAACTGCTGGAAATGCAGCGGGACATGAAGGGCAATCAGGAGATCTGA